Proteins co-encoded in one Cupriavidus nantongensis genomic window:
- the moaD gene encoding molybdopterin converting factor subunit 1, translating into MIIELRFFASVREQLGVSAERAEVPPEVRTVGALRQWLRQRGGAWAETLAEGRALRMAVDHAVARADTVLADGCEVAFFPPVTGG; encoded by the coding sequence ATGATCATCGAACTCCGATTCTTTGCCAGCGTGCGCGAGCAGCTCGGCGTATCCGCCGAGCGCGCCGAGGTGCCGCCCGAGGTGCGTACCGTCGGCGCGCTGCGCCAGTGGCTGCGCCAGCGCGGCGGTGCCTGGGCCGAGACCCTGGCCGAGGGCCGCGCGCTGCGCATGGCGGTCGACCATGCCGTCGCCCGCGCCGATACCGTGCTTGCCGACGGCTGCGAAGTCGCGTTTTTCCCGCCCGTGACCGGAGGCTGA
- the glp gene encoding gephyrin-like molybdotransferase Glp, which produces MTQAAAPSRPPMLTMAQALDALLAAARPLAQAEPIDTLAANGRVLAAPVTSTLRVPPADNTSMDGYAVRAADVPAAGTRLRVSQRIPAGHVGTALEPGTAARIFTGGLIPPGADAVVMQEQCTADGDDVIVNHVPQSGEWVRRAGEDIEAGSVILPAGTRLTPQALGLAASVGQAQLEVVRRVRVAVFFTGDELAMPGEPLKPGAIYNSNRFTLRGLLENLGCEVSDFGIVPDTLAATRETLRRAAQGHDLIITSGGVSVGEEDHIKPAVEAEGRLDMWQIAIKPGKPLAFGQVDSGSAPAFFVGLPGNPVSSFVTFLLFVRPFILRLQGVAEVTPRRLPLRADFELNKGDRRNEFLRARINPEGGLDLFPNQSSGVLTSTVWGDGLIDNPPNQAIARGDTVQFIPFDGLLA; this is translated from the coding sequence ATGACTCAAGCCGCAGCACCTTCCCGTCCCCCGATGCTGACCATGGCCCAGGCGCTCGACGCGCTGCTTGCCGCCGCCCGGCCGCTGGCGCAGGCCGAGCCGATCGACACGCTGGCCGCCAACGGCCGCGTGCTGGCCGCGCCGGTGACGAGCACGCTGCGCGTGCCGCCGGCCGACAATACCTCGATGGATGGCTACGCCGTGCGCGCCGCTGACGTGCCGGCCGCGGGCACGCGGCTGCGCGTGTCGCAACGGATTCCCGCCGGCCATGTCGGCACCGCGCTGGAGCCGGGCACCGCGGCGCGCATCTTCACCGGCGGGCTGATTCCTCCCGGCGCCGATGCCGTGGTGATGCAGGAGCAATGCACGGCCGACGGTGACGACGTGATCGTCAACCACGTGCCGCAGTCGGGCGAATGGGTGCGGCGCGCCGGCGAGGACATCGAAGCCGGCAGCGTGATCCTGCCGGCCGGCACGCGGCTGACGCCGCAGGCGCTGGGGCTGGCCGCATCGGTCGGCCAGGCGCAGCTGGAGGTGGTGCGCCGCGTGCGCGTCGCGGTGTTCTTCACCGGCGACGAACTGGCGATGCCGGGCGAGCCGCTCAAGCCGGGTGCGATCTACAACTCCAACCGCTTCACGCTGCGCGGCCTGCTGGAAAACCTGGGCTGCGAGGTCAGCGACTTCGGCATCGTGCCCGATACGCTGGCGGCCACGCGCGAGACGCTGCGCCGCGCGGCGCAGGGCCATGACCTGATCATTACCTCGGGCGGCGTCTCGGTCGGCGAGGAAGACCATATCAAGCCCGCGGTCGAAGCCGAAGGGCGGCTCGATATGTGGCAGATCGCGATCAAGCCGGGCAAGCCGCTGGCGTTCGGGCAGGTCGACAGCGGCAGCGCGCCGGCGTTTTTCGTGGGGCTGCCGGGCAATCCGGTGTCCAGCTTCGTGACCTTCCTGCTGTTCGTGCGCCCGTTCATCCTGCGCCTGCAGGGCGTGGCCGAGGTGACGCCGCGGCGCCTGCCGCTGCGCGCCGATTTCGAGCTGAACAAGGGCGACCGCCGCAACGAGTTCCTGCGCGCGCGAATCAACCCTGAGGGTGGGCTCGATCTGTTCCCCAACCAGAGCTCGGGCGTGCTGACCTCCACCGTGTGGGGCGACGGCCTGATCGACAATCCGCCCAACCAGGCGATCGCGCGCGGCGACACCGTGCAGTTCATTCCGTTTGACGGCCTGCTCGCGTAG
- the thrC gene encoding threonine synthase: MKYQSTRGHEMPQSFSEILLGGLAPDGGLYLPAQYPQVTADELEAWRKLPYADLAYEILRKFCDDIPAEDLRALTRKTYTAEVYCNARAGDNTADITPLRTLGEEGGTKLQLLGLSNGPTLAFKDMAMQLLGNLFEYALARAGQELNILGATSGDTGSAAEYAMRGKRGIRVFMLSPHRKMSAFQTAQMFSLQDPNIFNIAIDGVFDDAQDIVKAVSNDHAFKARQKIGTVNSINWARVVAQVVYYFKGWLLATDGPGQKVSFCVPSGNFGNVCAGHIARMMGLPIDKLVVATNENDVLDEFFRTGAYRVRKSAETYHTSSPSMDISKASNFERFVFDLLGQDAGKLAALFRDVEEKGGFDLAGTPEFDRIRQFGFVSGRSMHQDRLATIRDLSSRYGITIDTHTADGIKVAREHLSAGVPMVVLETALPAKFADTIREALGHEPERPAKFEGIESLPQRFEVMPADAAQVKAYIARHTGL, from the coding sequence ATGAAATACCAGTCGACCCGCGGCCACGAGATGCCGCAATCGTTTTCCGAGATTTTGCTGGGCGGCCTGGCGCCGGACGGCGGGCTGTACCTGCCCGCACAGTATCCGCAGGTCACGGCCGATGAGCTGGAAGCGTGGCGCAAGCTGCCGTACGCCGACCTGGCCTACGAGATCCTGCGCAAGTTCTGCGACGACATTCCCGCCGAAGACCTGCGCGCGCTGACGCGCAAGACCTACACCGCCGAGGTGTACTGCAACGCGCGCGCCGGCGACAACACCGCCGACATCACGCCGCTGCGCACGCTGGGCGAGGAAGGCGGCACGAAGCTGCAGCTGCTGGGCCTGTCCAACGGCCCGACGCTGGCGTTCAAGGACATGGCGATGCAGCTGCTCGGCAACCTGTTCGAGTACGCGCTGGCGCGCGCCGGGCAGGAGCTGAACATCCTCGGCGCCACTTCCGGCGACACCGGCAGCGCGGCCGAATACGCGATGCGCGGCAAGCGCGGCATCCGCGTGTTCATGCTGAGCCCGCACCGCAAGATGAGCGCGTTCCAGACCGCGCAGATGTTCAGCCTGCAGGACCCGAACATCTTCAACATCGCCATCGACGGCGTGTTCGACGACGCCCAGGACATCGTCAAGGCGGTCTCGAACGACCACGCCTTCAAGGCGCGCCAGAAGATCGGCACGGTCAACTCGATCAACTGGGCGCGCGTGGTGGCCCAGGTGGTGTATTACTTCAAGGGCTGGCTGCTGGCGACCGACGGTCCCGGCCAGAAGGTCTCGTTCTGCGTGCCCTCGGGCAACTTCGGCAACGTCTGCGCCGGCCATATCGCGCGCATGATGGGCCTGCCGATCGACAAGCTGGTGGTCGCCACCAACGAGAACGACGTGCTCGACGAGTTCTTCCGCACCGGCGCCTACCGCGTGCGCAAGTCGGCCGAGACCTACCACACCTCCAGCCCCAGCATGGACATCTCCAAGGCCTCGAACTTCGAGCGCTTCGTGTTCGACCTGCTGGGCCAGGATGCCGGCAAGCTGGCGGCGCTGTTCCGCGACGTGGAAGAGAAGGGCGGCTTCGACCTGGCGGGCACGCCGGAATTCGACCGCATCCGCCAGTTCGGCTTCGTCTCGGGACGCAGCATGCACCAGGACCGGCTGGCGACCATCCGCGACCTGTCGTCGCGCTATGGCATCACCATCGACACGCATACCGCCGACGGCATCAAGGTGGCGCGCGAGCATCTCAGCGCCGGCGTGCCGATGGTGGTGCTGGAAACCGCGCTGCCCGCAAAATTTGCCGACACCATCCGCGAAGCGCTCGGCCACGAGCCGGAGCGCCCGGCGAAGTTCGAGGGTATCGAGAGCCTGCCGCAGCGCTTCGAGGTGATGCCCGCCGACGCCGCGCAGGTGAAGGCCTATATCGCCCGCCACACCGGCCTGTAA
- a CDS encoding homoserine dehydrogenase produces MNPIKVGLLGIGTVGSGTFNVLKRNQEEIRRRAGRGIEIAVVADLNTERARELTNGEVEVVSDANAVVNRPDIDIVIELIGGYGIARELVLKAIENGKHVVTANKALLAVHGNEIFEAARKKGVIVAFEAAVAGGIPIIKALREGLTANRIQWIAGIINGTTNFILSEMRDKGLDFDAVLKEAQQLGYAEADPTFDIEGVDAAHKVTLMSAIAFGMPVQFDKAHVEGITKLSAIDIKYAEELGYRIKLLGITRRREDGVELRVHPTLVPATRLIANVEGAMNAVLVQGDAVGATLYYGKGAGAEPTASAVIADLVDVTRLHTADPEHRVPHLAFQPDELSSVPVLPIEEINSSYYLRMRVSDETGVLAEITRILAEGGISIDAMLQKESREGEPQTDIIILTHITREKHVNAAIARIEALPTVLSAVTRLRMEELN; encoded by the coding sequence ATGAACCCCATCAAAGTTGGCCTGCTCGGCATCGGTACCGTCGGTAGCGGCACGTTCAACGTGCTCAAGCGCAACCAGGAAGAAATTCGTCGCCGCGCCGGCCGCGGCATCGAGATTGCCGTGGTGGCCGATCTCAACACCGAACGCGCGCGCGAGCTGACCAACGGGGAAGTGGAAGTCGTCAGCGACGCCAACGCGGTGGTCAACCGCCCCGACATCGACATCGTCATCGAACTGATCGGCGGCTACGGCATTGCGCGCGAGCTGGTGCTCAAGGCGATCGAAAACGGCAAGCACGTGGTCACCGCCAACAAGGCGCTGCTGGCCGTGCATGGCAACGAGATCTTCGAGGCCGCGCGCAAGAAGGGCGTGATCGTCGCCTTCGAGGCCGCGGTGGCCGGCGGCATCCCCATCATCAAGGCGCTGCGCGAAGGCCTGACCGCCAACCGCATCCAGTGGATCGCCGGCATCATCAACGGCACCACCAACTTCATCCTGTCCGAGATGCGCGACAAGGGCCTGGATTTCGACGCGGTCCTGAAGGAAGCGCAGCAGCTGGGCTACGCCGAGGCCGACCCGACCTTCGACATCGAGGGCGTCGACGCCGCGCACAAGGTCACGCTGATGAGCGCGATCGCCTTCGGCATGCCGGTGCAGTTCGACAAGGCCCACGTGGAAGGCATCACGAAGCTGTCGGCCATCGACATCAAGTACGCCGAAGAACTGGGCTACCGTATCAAGCTGCTCGGCATCACCCGCCGCCGCGAAGACGGCGTCGAGCTGCGCGTGCATCCGACGCTGGTGCCGGCCACGCGCCTGATCGCCAATGTGGAAGGCGCGATGAACGCGGTGCTGGTGCAGGGCGACGCCGTCGGCGCCACGCTCTACTACGGCAAGGGCGCCGGCGCCGAGCCGACCGCCTCGGCGGTGATCGCCGACCTGGTCGATGTGACCCGCCTGCACACCGCCGATCCCGAGCACCGCGTGCCGCACCTGGCGTTCCAGCCTGACGAGCTGTCGAGCGTGCCGGTGCTGCCGATCGAAGAGATCAACAGCTCGTACTACCTGCGCATGCGCGTGTCCGACGAGACCGGCGTGCTGGCCGAGATCACGCGCATCCTGGCCGAGGGCGGGATCTCGATCGACGCCATGCTGCAGAAGGAATCGCGCGAAGGCGAGCCGCAGACCGACATCATCATCCTGACCCACATCACGCGCGAGAAGCACGTCAACGCCGCCATCGCCAGGATCGAGGCACTGCCCACCGTGCTGTCCGCGGTGACGCGCCTGCGCATGGAAGAACTGAACTAA
- a CDS encoding pyridoxal phosphate-dependent aminotransferase produces the protein MKPIQKSNKLNNVCYDIRGPVLEKAKQMEEEGHKIIKLNIGNLAVFGFDAPEEIQQDMMRNLPNSAGYSDSKGIFAARKAIMHYTQQKNIEGVGLDDIYVGNGASELIVMAVNALLNTGDEVLVPAPDYPLWTAAVSLSGGTPVHYICDESNEWMPDPADIRARITPHTKAIVIINPNNPTGALYSDELLLEIVAIAREHGLIIFADEIYDKVLYDGNTHTSIASLSTDVLTVTFNGLSKNYRSCGYRAGWMVVSGDKRPAIDYIEGLNMLSSMRLCANVPGQWAIQTALGGYQSINDLVAEGGRLRRQRDLAYELITAIPGVTCVKPKAALYLFPKLDLSMYPVQDDQEFIYELLQESKVLLVQGSGFNWARPDHFRIVFLPHEEDLREAIGRIARFLEAYRKRHGKAAA, from the coding sequence GTGAAACCCATCCAGAAATCCAACAAACTCAATAACGTTTGCTACGACATCCGCGGGCCGGTGCTGGAAAAGGCCAAGCAGATGGAGGAAGAAGGGCACAAGATCATCAAGCTGAATATCGGCAACCTGGCCGTGTTCGGCTTCGATGCGCCGGAGGAAATTCAGCAGGACATGATGCGAAACCTGCCGAATTCGGCAGGTTATTCTGATTCCAAGGGCATTTTCGCCGCGCGCAAGGCGATCATGCACTATACCCAGCAAAAAAATATCGAAGGCGTCGGCCTGGACGATATCTATGTGGGCAACGGCGCCTCCGAGCTGATCGTGATGGCGGTCAACGCGCTGCTCAATACCGGCGACGAAGTGCTGGTGCCGGCGCCGGACTACCCGCTGTGGACCGCCGCGGTCAGCCTGTCGGGCGGCACGCCGGTGCACTATATCTGCGACGAGTCCAACGAGTGGATGCCCGACCCGGCCGATATCCGCGCGCGCATCACGCCGCATACCAAGGCCATCGTCATCATCAACCCGAACAACCCCACCGGGGCACTGTACTCGGACGAACTGCTGCTCGAGATCGTCGCGATCGCGCGCGAGCATGGGCTGATCATCTTCGCCGACGAGATCTACGACAAGGTCCTGTACGACGGCAATACCCATACCTCGATCGCCTCGCTGTCGACCGACGTGCTGACGGTGACTTTCAACGGCCTGTCGAAGAACTACCGCTCGTGCGGCTACCGCGCCGGCTGGATGGTGGTGTCGGGCGACAAGCGCCCGGCCATCGACTACATCGAAGGCCTGAACATGCTGTCGTCGATGCGCCTGTGCGCCAACGTGCCGGGCCAGTGGGCGATCCAGACCGCGCTGGGCGGCTACCAGAGCATCAACGACCTGGTCGCCGAAGGCGGGCGCCTGCGCCGCCAGCGCGACCTGGCCTACGAACTGATCACCGCGATCCCGGGCGTGACCTGCGTCAAGCCCAAGGCGGCGCTGTACCTGTTCCCGAAGCTGGACCTGTCGATGTACCCGGTGCAGGACGACCAGGAGTTCATCTATGAACTGCTGCAGGAGTCCAAGGTGCTGCTGGTGCAGGGCTCCGGCTTCAACTGGGCCCGTCCGGACCATTTCCGCATCGTGTTCCTGCCGCACGAGGAAGACCTGCGCGAGGCCATCGGCCGCATCGCGCGCTTCCTCGAGGCCTACCGAAAACGCCACGGCAAGGCCGCGGCCTGA
- a CDS encoding Mth938-like domain-containing protein, with product MKLHADQPQSLNTVTAYGPGYIEINLVRHTNSVLVMPEGEVRPWPVDRFEDLEPAHFEQLSELGPEVVLLGTGSRLRFPHPRLTASLARRHVGVDAMDMQAACRTYNILMAEGRKVAAVLLLEPEAA from the coding sequence GTGAAACTCCACGCCGACCAGCCCCAGTCGCTCAATACCGTCACGGCCTACGGGCCCGGTTATATCGAAATCAACCTCGTGCGCCACACCAACTCGGTGCTGGTCATGCCGGAGGGCGAAGTCCGGCCCTGGCCGGTCGACCGCTTCGAAGACCTGGAGCCCGCGCATTTCGAGCAGCTGTCCGAACTGGGACCCGAAGTGGTGCTGCTCGGCACGGGCTCGCGGCTGCGCTTTCCGCACCCGCGCCTGACCGCGTCGCTGGCGCGCCGCCATGTCGGCGTCGATGCCATGGACATGCAGGCGGCGTGCCGCACCTACAACATCCTGATGGCCGAGGGCCGCAAGGTGGCGGCGGTGCTGCTGCTCGAGCCCGAGGCCGCCTGA
- a CDS encoding peroxiredoxin, whose translation MTVSLNKAIPDFSAPMTGDATFRLADYRGKTVVLYFYPKDNTPGCTTEAMNFRDQYEDFEKAGVHVFGISRDSLRSHENFKAKLELPFELISDADENVCTLFDVIKMKKLYGKEHRGIERSTFVIDGKGILRHELRGIKVPNHVDEVLEIVRGL comes from the coding sequence ATGACCGTCAGTCTCAACAAGGCCATCCCCGACTTCAGCGCGCCGATGACCGGCGACGCCACCTTCCGCCTGGCCGACTACCGCGGCAAGACGGTGGTGCTGTACTTCTACCCGAAGGACAACACGCCGGGCTGCACCACCGAGGCAATGAACTTCCGCGACCAGTACGAGGATTTCGAGAAGGCCGGCGTGCACGTGTTCGGCATCTCGCGCGACAGCCTGCGCTCGCATGAAAACTTCAAGGCCAAGCTGGAACTGCCGTTCGAACTGATCTCCGATGCCGACGAAAATGTGTGCACATTGTTCGATGTCATCAAGATGAAAAAGCTGTATGGCAAGGAGCACCGCGGCATCGAGCGCAGCACCTTTGTCATCGACGGCAAGGGCATCCTGCGACACGAGCTGCGCGGCATCAAGGTGCCCAACCACGTCGACGAAGTGCTGGAGATCGTGCGCGGCCTCTGA
- a CDS encoding PhoH family protein: protein MPLPTMPAKPAQLLDPSEFAPVSAVPKAKAATQGKKPVPALERVALLETGDTQVPEVKARAAGGTRARSTETPAVSTPAVSAAPVSLVKPSTGTTRRARKAEGPSKLFVLDTNVLMHDPASLFRFEEHDIYLPMMTLEELDNHKKGMSEVARNARMVSRTLDSLVGGTDGVLDEGLSLASLGNRDAQGKLFFQTRLNDIKLPEGLPQGKADNQILGVVSALQQQYPERQVVLVSKDINMRIKARALGLPAEDYFNDQVLEDKDLLYAGVMQLPGDFWARHGKGVESWQDPKSGAMFYRLTGPLVPSFLVNQFVYLEPVDGSLPLYAQVKEINGKTALLQTLKDYTHHKNNVWSVTARNREQNFALNLLMNPDIDFVTLLGQAGTGKTLLALAAGLEQVLDQKLYNEIIVTRATVPVGEDIGFLPGTEEEKMQPWMGAFDDNLEVLQKSDDSAGDWGRAATQELIRSRIKVKSMNFMRGRTFVNKFVIIDEAQNLTPKQMKTLVTRAGPGTKIICLGNIAQIDTPYLTEGSSGLTYVVDRFKGWSHSGHITLARGERSRLADHAGDVL from the coding sequence ATGCCGCTGCCTACCATGCCCGCCAAGCCTGCCCAATTGCTGGATCCGAGCGAGTTTGCTCCGGTCTCCGCGGTGCCTAAGGCCAAAGCCGCCACACAGGGCAAGAAACCTGTGCCGGCGCTCGAGCGCGTGGCATTGCTGGAAACCGGCGACACGCAGGTGCCTGAAGTCAAGGCCCGCGCCGCCGGCGGCACCCGCGCCCGCAGCACCGAGACACCCGCGGTATCGACGCCGGCCGTCAGCGCCGCGCCGGTAAGCCTGGTCAAGCCGTCGACCGGCACCACGCGCCGCGCGCGCAAGGCCGAAGGCCCGAGCAAGCTGTTCGTGCTCGACACCAACGTGCTGATGCACGACCCGGCCTCGCTGTTCCGCTTCGAAGAGCACGACATCTACCTGCCGATGATGACGCTCGAAGAGCTGGACAACCACAAGAAGGGCATGAGCGAAGTCGCGCGCAACGCGCGCATGGTCAGCCGCACGCTCGATTCTCTGGTGGGCGGCACCGACGGCGTGCTCGACGAAGGCCTGTCGCTGGCCAGCCTGGGCAACCGCGACGCGCAGGGCAAGCTGTTCTTCCAGACGCGCCTGAACGACATCAAGCTGCCCGAAGGCCTGCCGCAGGGCAAGGCGGACAACCAGATCCTGGGCGTGGTCAGCGCGCTGCAGCAGCAGTATCCCGAGCGCCAGGTGGTGCTGGTGTCGAAAGACATCAACATGCGGATCAAGGCGCGCGCCCTGGGCCTGCCCGCCGAAGACTACTTCAACGACCAGGTCCTCGAGGACAAGGACCTGCTCTACGCGGGCGTGATGCAGTTGCCCGGCGACTTCTGGGCCAGGCACGGCAAGGGCGTCGAAAGCTGGCAGGACCCCAAGTCCGGTGCCATGTTCTACCGCCTCACCGGCCCGCTGGTGCCGTCGTTCCTGGTCAACCAGTTCGTCTACCTCGAGCCCGTCGACGGCAGCCTGCCGCTCTATGCGCAAGTCAAGGAGATCAACGGCAAGACCGCGCTGCTGCAGACCCTGAAGGACTACACGCACCACAAGAACAACGTGTGGAGCGTGACCGCGCGCAACCGCGAGCAGAACTTCGCGCTCAACCTGCTGATGAACCCGGACATCGACTTCGTCACGCTGCTGGGCCAGGCCGGTACCGGCAAGACGCTGCTGGCACTGGCGGCCGGGCTGGAGCAGGTGCTGGACCAGAAGCTCTACAACGAGATCATCGTCACCCGCGCCACCGTGCCGGTGGGCGAGGACATCGGCTTCCTGCCCGGCACCGAGGAAGAGAAGATGCAGCCGTGGATGGGCGCGTTCGACGACAACCTCGAAGTGCTGCAGAAGAGCGACGACAGCGCCGGCGACTGGGGCCGCGCCGCGACCCAGGAGCTGATCCGCTCGCGCATCAAGGTCAAGAGCATGAACTTCATGCGCGGCCGCACCTTCGTCAACAAGTTCGTCATCATCGACGAGGCGCAGAACCTGACGCCCAAGCAGATGAAGACGCTGGTGACACGCGCCGGCCCCGGCACCAAGATCATCTGCCTCGGCAATATCGCGCAGATCGACACGCCCTACCTGACCGAGGGCTCGTCGGGCCTGACCTACGTGGTCGACCGCTTCAAGGGCTGGAGCCACAGCGGCCATATCACGCTGGCGCGCGGCGAGCGCTCGCGCCTGGCCGACCACGCCGGCGACGTGCTCTGA
- a CDS encoding C40 family peptidase, whose product MPLRRTRSSSSPSALPGPLTRAGLPLLCAAALLLAACASSPPSRHGSLPRAPGKPMTDPSAGLEEISIQAMSLVGTPYRYGGNTPDAGFDCSGLVRYVVARAANVNLPRTTEAMGTRGSSLDRSEVASGDLVFFNTTGRANSHVGIYVGQNRFVHAPSSGGTVRLEDMGKPYWASRYNGARRVVAGAVNLPPAPATPVPAPVPAPLVPEPAPLPDDDDPIAAFANR is encoded by the coding sequence ATGCCATTGCGCCGTACCCGTAGTTCTTCCAGTCCTTCCGCACTGCCCGGCCCGCTCACCCGGGCCGGGCTGCCGCTGCTGTGTGCCGCCGCGCTGCTGCTGGCGGCGTGTGCCAGCTCCCCGCCCTCCCGCCATGGCAGCTTGCCGCGTGCGCCCGGCAAGCCCATGACCGATCCCAGCGCCGGGTTGGAGGAAATCTCGATCCAGGCGATGTCGCTGGTCGGCACCCCCTACCGCTACGGCGGCAACACGCCCGATGCCGGCTTCGACTGCAGCGGCCTGGTGCGCTATGTGGTCGCGCGCGCCGCCAATGTGAACTTGCCGCGCACCACCGAGGCCATGGGCACGCGCGGCAGCTCGCTCGACCGCAGCGAAGTCGCTTCCGGCGACCTGGTGTTCTTCAACACCACCGGCCGCGCCAACTCGCATGTCGGCATCTACGTCGGCCAGAACCGCTTTGTCCATGCGCCATCGTCCGGCGGCACCGTGCGCCTGGAGGACATGGGCAAGCCCTACTGGGCCTCGCGCTACAACGGCGCGCGGCGGGTGGTGGCCGGTGCGGTCAACCTGCCGCCGGCGCCGGCGACACCGGTGCCCGCGCCCGTTCCGGCGCCCCTCGTGCCGGAACCCGCCCCGCTGCCCGACGACGACGATCCCATCGCCGCCTTCGCCAACCGCTGA
- a CDS encoding inorganic phosphate transporter, whose protein sequence is MQTIQMSLWVIALLVALALLFDFMNGFHDAANSIATVVSTGVLKPHHAVAMAAMCNVVAIFVFHLKVAATVGTGTIQGGVVDHYVIFGALVGAIAWNVITWYYGIPSSSSHALIGGLVGAAVAKAGTGALVASGLLKTVAFILVSPFLGFLLGSLMMVMVGWTFFRTPPSRVDRWFRRLQLVSASLYSLGHGGNDAQKTIGIIWMLLIASGHVLAGDPPPTWVIVSCYVAIGMGTLFGGWRIVRTMGQKITKLKPVGGFCAETGGALTLFFASALGVPVSTTHTITGAIVGVGSSQKMSAVRWGVAGNIVWAWVLTIPASAFMAAIAWWIGRHIL, encoded by the coding sequence ATGCAGACCATACAAATGAGCCTGTGGGTGATCGCCTTGCTGGTGGCACTGGCCTTGCTGTTCGACTTCATGAACGGCTTCCACGACGCGGCCAACTCGATCGCGACGGTGGTGTCCACGGGCGTGCTCAAGCCGCACCATGCGGTGGCGATGGCGGCGATGTGCAACGTCGTCGCGATCTTTGTGTTCCACCTGAAGGTGGCGGCCACGGTCGGCACCGGCACCATCCAGGGCGGGGTGGTCGACCACTATGTCATCTTCGGCGCGCTGGTCGGGGCGATCGCGTGGAACGTCATCACCTGGTACTACGGCATTCCGTCGTCGTCGTCGCATGCGCTGATCGGCGGGCTGGTCGGTGCCGCGGTGGCCAAGGCCGGCACCGGCGCGCTGGTGGCCAGCGGCCTGCTGAAGACCGTGGCGTTCATCCTGGTGTCGCCGTTCCTCGGCTTCCTGCTGGGTTCGCTGATGATGGTGATGGTCGGCTGGACCTTCTTCCGCACGCCGCCATCGCGCGTCGACCGCTGGTTCCGGCGGCTGCAGCTGGTCTCGGCCTCGCTGTACAGCCTGGGCCATGGCGGCAATGATGCGCAGAAGACCATCGGCATCATCTGGATGCTGCTGATCGCCAGCGGCCACGTGCTCGCCGGCGATCCGCCGCCGACCTGGGTGATCGTCAGCTGCTACGTGGCCATCGGCATGGGCACGCTGTTCGGCGGCTGGCGCATCGTGCGCACCATGGGCCAGAAGATCACCAAGCTCAAGCCGGTGGGCGGCTTCTGCGCCGAGACCGGCGGTGCGCTGACGCTGTTCTTTGCCTCGGCGCTGGGCGTGCCGGTGTCGACCACGCACACGATCACCGGCGCCATCGTCGGGGTTGGCTCGTCGCAGAAGATGTCGGCGGTGCGCTGGGGCGTGGCCGGCAATATCGTCTGGGCCTGGGTGCTGACGATTCCGGCTTCGGCCTTCATGGCGGCGATCGCATGGTGGATCGGGCGCCATATCCTGTAA
- a CDS encoding DUF47 domain-containing protein, with protein MFGRFMPTEGKFFEYFNQHADCAVTAAHELQALVNDLPNAEAHARRVQATEKKADRITHDTIDLLHKTFITPLDRDEIHKLITTMDDILDLMEDVAETISLYDVTNLTDEALRLAAICVQCCDQVKIAVGLLEDMGNASTILKTAQQIDQLESEADRVMRSAMSKLFRDETDVKRLIKLKAIYEQLETITDKCEDVANIIEGIVLENA; from the coding sequence ATGTTCGGCCGATTCATGCCCACCGAGGGCAAGTTCTTCGAATATTTCAACCAGCACGCCGACTGCGCGGTGACCGCCGCCCATGAACTGCAGGCCCTGGTCAACGACCTGCCCAACGCCGAGGCCCATGCCCGGCGCGTCCAGGCCACCGAAAAGAAGGCCGACCGGATCACGCACGACACCATCGACCTGCTGCACAAGACCTTCATCACGCCGCTGGACCGCGACGAGATCCACAAGCTGATCACGACCATGGACGACATCCTCGACCTGATGGAGGACGTGGCCGAGACCATCTCGCTGTATGACGTGACCAACCTGACCGACGAGGCGCTGCGCCTGGCCGCGATCTGCGTGCAGTGCTGCGACCAGGTCAAGATCGCCGTGGGCCTGCTCGAGGACATGGGCAACGCCAGCACGATCCTGAAGACCGCGCAGCAGATCGACCAGCTCGAATCCGAGGCCGACCGCGTGATGCGCTCGGCGATGTCCAAGCTGTTCCGCGACGAGACCGACGTCAAGCGCCTGATCAAGCTGAAGGCCATCTACGAGCAACTCGAGACGATCACCGACAAGTGCGAGGACGTCGCCAACATCATCGAAGGCATCGTCCTGGAAAACGCCTGA